A stretch of the Polyangiaceae bacterium genome encodes the following:
- a CDS encoding Stp1/IreP family PP2C-type Ser/Thr phosphatase: MRIEVAGQTDVGRKRNHNEDNFAIFAEYGLYVVADGMGGHASGEVASKMAVDTLQEFFAATADDPERTWPYKMDRTKGYEENRLVTGIKLCNLRIYEQAQRNAKQRGMGTTLVALFAVEDGIYVAHVGDSRVYRVRDEKIEALTEDHSLLNDYKKMKRLTEEEIANFPHKNVIVRALGMKDTVKVDTRFEAPRAGDTVLLCTDGLSGPVTDEKIQEIVLNAPDLPTATSRLIEAANENGGPDNVTCILARWIE, from the coding sequence CTGCGCATCGAGGTTGCTGGCCAGACCGATGTCGGTCGGAAGCGCAACCACAACGAAGACAACTTCGCGATCTTCGCGGAGTACGGACTCTACGTCGTGGCGGACGGCATGGGCGGGCACGCCTCCGGCGAGGTCGCGTCCAAGATGGCCGTCGACACGCTGCAAGAGTTCTTTGCAGCGACAGCGGACGATCCGGAGCGCACTTGGCCCTACAAGATGGACCGCACCAAGGGGTACGAAGAGAACCGCCTGGTGACCGGCATCAAGCTCTGCAACCTGCGCATCTACGAGCAGGCGCAGCGCAATGCCAAGCAGCGCGGCATGGGGACCACGTTGGTCGCGCTGTTCGCCGTCGAGGACGGCATCTACGTCGCGCACGTCGGTGACAGCCGCGTCTACCGGGTGCGCGACGAGAAGATCGAAGCGCTCACCGAGGACCACTCGCTGCTCAACGACTACAAGAAGATGAAGCGGCTGACGGAGGAAGAGATCGCGAACTTCCCCCACAAGAACGTGATCGTCCGGGCGCTTGGCATGAAGGACACCGTCAAGGTGGACACGCGCTTCGAAGCTCCGCGCGCCGGCGACACGGTGCTGCTTTGCACCGACGGGCTGTCGGGGCCGGTCACCGACGAGAAGATCCAAGAGATCGTGCTGAACGCGCCGGACTTGCCCACCGCGACCAGCCGCCTGATCGAGGCCGCCAACGAGAACGGCGGCCCGGACAACGTGACCTGCATCCTGGCGCGTTGGATCGAGTGA
- a CDS encoding serine protease, giving the protein MNARPFLHAASLGWVLFTLGGSALAQATPPSPFRSPDPPPTPLEKAVEVDPSTPPPFIAGEAKVDPNEKPLDRARRQVVALLRAGKPIGVGTVLAGDGRILTALSPLGHGNDVDARFADGSTTRVRLIQSDRAWDLALVAPAARRSDVGLRASRGSASTKDAKLTAFSPGPKDLATVAVRVKETAKLVGGDNAQLDGALVLASKHKASELGSPVIDERGDVVAVLSQACAPPADKGCTLAPYAAPVAAIKDFLRSVTAASPQPAPPFGIRGVAHDAGAVKGVRVLSVTPRSRAAAAGLRPGADTIVAVGGAAVTTPEALADALRARSGQSVELLVFGAGRYREVRMSLRGPERPGFRRMDPWKRQPGFRQRPRANDPGY; this is encoded by the coding sequence GTGAACGCTCGTCCCTTCCTCCACGCCGCTTCACTCGGCTGGGTTCTCTTCACGCTGGGCGGCAGCGCCCTCGCGCAAGCGACTCCACCCTCTCCATTCCGCTCGCCTGATCCTCCGCCGACGCCGCTGGAGAAGGCAGTGGAGGTGGATCCTTCGACCCCGCCGCCGTTCATCGCGGGCGAGGCGAAGGTCGATCCGAACGAGAAGCCGCTCGACCGCGCGCGCCGCCAGGTGGTGGCGCTCCTGCGCGCGGGCAAGCCCATCGGTGTGGGCACGGTCCTCGCGGGCGACGGGCGCATCCTCACCGCGCTCTCACCGCTCGGTCACGGCAACGACGTGGACGCGCGTTTCGCGGACGGGAGCACCACGCGCGTGCGCCTGATCCAGAGCGATCGCGCCTGGGACCTGGCGCTGGTCGCCCCTGCGGCGCGGCGCTCGGACGTCGGGCTGCGCGCGTCGCGCGGCAGCGCGAGCACCAAAGACGCGAAGCTCACTGCCTTCAGCCCCGGGCCGAAGGACCTGGCAACCGTCGCCGTGCGCGTCAAGGAGACGGCCAAGCTGGTCGGCGGCGACAACGCCCAGCTCGACGGCGCGCTGGTGCTGGCGAGCAAGCACAAGGCGTCGGAGCTCGGCTCGCCGGTGATCGACGAGCGAGGCGACGTCGTCGCGGTGCTCTCGCAGGCGTGCGCGCCCCCCGCGGACAAGGGCTGTACGTTGGCCCCCTATGCGGCGCCCGTCGCGGCCATCAAGGACTTCCTCCGCAGCGTGACCGCGGCGAGCCCTCAGCCCGCGCCGCCCTTCGGCATTCGCGGCGTGGCCCACGACGCGGGCGCCGTGAAAGGCGTGCGCGTGCTCTCGGTGACCCCGCGGAGCCGCGCCGCCGCAGCTGGCCTGCGGCCCGGCGCCGACACCATCGTCGCGGTCGGTGGTGCGGCGGTGACCACACCCGAGGCGCTCGCGGACGCCCTGCGAGCCCGCTCCGGCCAGAGCGTGGAGCTCCTGGTCTTCGGCGCCGGACGCTACCGGGAGGTGCGGATGAGCCTGCGCGGACCGGAGCGACCGGGCTTCCGGCGCATGGATCCCTGGAAGCGCCAGCCGGGCTTCAGGCAGCGCCCCCGGGCCAACGACCCCGGTTACTAG
- the rpiA gene encoding ribose-5-phosphate isomerase RpiA: MTQDEAKRLAARAALALLPEAGTIGLGSGSTAKLFIDAVGELVRSGRRLVGVATSEASRTQAAALGIPLLSDEGPWDIALSVDGADEVSAALDLIKGGGGCHAREKIVNFSSRVNVIIVDDSKLSEQLGEKWPVPVEVLGFGHGATVRALERFGRVALRQREGRAWLTDAGNFIYDVHVGPIADPGELDQRLRAIAGVVETGLFVGRADRVIVAGERGIRELVASP; this comes from the coding sequence ATGACCCAGGACGAGGCCAAGCGCCTGGCGGCTCGCGCGGCCCTCGCGCTCCTGCCGGAAGCGGGCACCATCGGGCTCGGGTCGGGCTCGACGGCGAAGCTCTTCATCGACGCGGTCGGCGAGTTGGTGCGAAGCGGTCGGAGGCTCGTGGGCGTCGCGACCAGCGAAGCCAGCCGCACGCAGGCTGCGGCGCTCGGCATTCCGCTGCTCTCGGACGAAGGGCCCTGGGACATCGCGCTCAGCGTGGATGGCGCGGACGAGGTGAGCGCGGCATTGGATCTGATCAAAGGCGGCGGCGGCTGTCACGCTCGCGAGAAGATCGTCAACTTCTCCTCCCGCGTGAACGTCATCATCGTGGACGACAGCAAGCTCAGCGAGCAGCTCGGCGAGAAGTGGCCGGTACCCGTCGAGGTGCTCGGCTTCGGCCACGGCGCCACCGTGCGCGCGCTCGAGCGCTTCGGCCGCGTGGCGCTCCGGCAGCGCGAGGGCCGAGCCTGGCTCACGGACGCCGGCAACTTCATCTACGACGTGCACGTCGGGCCCATCGCCGATCCCGGTGAGCTCGACCAGCGCCTGCGCGCCATCGCCGGGGTGGTGGAGACGGGCCTGTTCGTGGGCCGCGCGGACCGGGTCATCGTCGCCGGCGAGCGAGGGATCCGCGAGCTTGTCGCCTCGCCCTGA
- a CDS encoding sigma-70 family RNA polymerase sigma factor: MSTLAADPDECPAAVDELRSATAGAARVREVVEQHYDFVWRSLRRLGVPEADAEDAAQEVFSSISRRLDEVDDGRLRGFLYRTAMNHAAHAHRTRLRRREVAHDELEDEPSADPGPEAQLESARAKRLFYRVLGRLPFDLRAVFVLYELERFTMQEISGLLELAPGTVASRLRRARAAFLAETRRATAELDGGER; this comes from the coding sequence GTGAGCACCCTCGCGGCCGATCCGGACGAGTGTCCTGCCGCGGTCGACGAGCTTCGGAGCGCAACCGCGGGGGCCGCGCGCGTGCGCGAGGTCGTCGAGCAACACTACGACTTCGTCTGGCGCTCGCTTCGGCGCTTGGGCGTTCCGGAAGCCGACGCAGAGGACGCAGCTCAGGAAGTCTTTTCGTCGATCTCGCGACGCTTGGACGAAGTCGACGACGGCCGCCTGCGCGGCTTTCTGTACCGTACCGCCATGAACCACGCGGCGCACGCGCACCGGACTCGTCTGCGCCGACGCGAAGTGGCGCACGACGAGCTGGAGGACGAGCCCTCCGCAGATCCTGGGCCAGAGGCACAGCTGGAGAGCGCTCGGGCGAAGCGGCTCTTCTACCGGGTTCTCGGTAGGCTTCCGTTCGATTTGCGGGCCGTGTTCGTGCTCTACGAGCTCGAGCGCTTCACGATGCAGGAGATCTCGGGGCTCTTGGAGCTGGCGCCCGGCACGGTGGCATCGCGCCTGCGCCGTGCCCGGGCCGCGTTCCTCGCGGAGACGCGGCGCGCCACTGCCGAGCTCGACGGAGGTGAGCGATGA
- a CDS encoding class I SAM-dependent methyltransferase, with protein sequence MTLAIDTRSLEPDFAAIKQRQQATWASGDFAVIGTTLQIVGESLAEAADVRAGERVLDVAAGNGNATLAAARRFADVTSTDYVRTLLDKGSERARAEGLNVRFQVADAEELPFDDQSFDVVLSTFGAMFTPDHGRPAREMLRVLRSGGRIGLANWTPEGFIGRLFRVIGAHVPPPAGLKSPALWGTEPHIVELFGSQAADIRCERRIFNFRYRSAAHWVQVFRDYYGPTLKAFASLDAKGQLALERDITGLLEGMNTAGTASLIVPGEYLEVVVTKR encoded by the coding sequence ATGACCCTCGCCATCGACACCCGCTCCCTCGAACCGGACTTCGCCGCCATCAAGCAGCGCCAGCAGGCCACCTGGGCAAGCGGTGATTTCGCCGTGATCGGCACCACCCTTCAGATCGTCGGCGAGTCGCTGGCCGAAGCCGCCGACGTCCGCGCGGGCGAGCGGGTGCTCGACGTGGCCGCCGGCAACGGCAACGCCACGCTCGCGGCTGCGCGCCGCTTCGCCGACGTGACCTCCACGGACTACGTCCGCACGCTGCTCGACAAAGGCAGCGAGCGCGCGCGGGCCGAAGGCCTGAACGTGCGCTTCCAGGTCGCCGACGCCGAGGAGCTGCCCTTCGACGACCAGAGCTTCGACGTCGTGCTCTCCACCTTCGGCGCCATGTTCACGCCGGACCACGGCCGCCCCGCGCGCGAGATGCTGCGCGTGCTGCGCTCGGGCGGTCGCATCGGCCTGGCCAACTGGACGCCCGAAGGCTTCATCGGCCGGCTGTTCCGCGTGATCGGCGCGCACGTGCCGCCGCCGGCGGGACTGAAGTCGCCGGCGCTCTGGGGCACCGAGCCCCACATCGTCGAGCTGTTCGGCTCACAGGCCGCGGACATCCGCTGCGAGCGGCGCATCTTCAACTTCCGCTACCGCTCCGCCGCGCACTGGGTGCAGGTCTTCCGCGACTACTACGGGCCGACGCTCAAGGCCTTCGCGTCCCTGGACGCGAAGGGCCAGCTCGCGCTGGAGCGGGACATCACCGGGCTGCTCGAGGGGATGAACACCGCAGGCACGGCCTCGCTGATCGTGCCGGGGGAGTACCTGGAGGTCGTGGTCACCAAACGCTGA
- a CDS encoding AraC family transcriptional regulator gives MSSDPLSDVLSSVRLHGAIFYYVSFRDEWVAETPASGELADSLMPGSEHVLAYHLMLKGGCWAATIGEQPVRLGEGDIVMFPRGDSHVMSSAPGMRASRDEGDWRVSTRDAPKPIAVAYYDGVLRPGELEPPDAASAVVVCGFVGCDLRPFNPLIGALPRLLHFQAGGVGAWVAPVLHQAVAESRQSRAGSSAMLGRVSEMVFVDAARRHLESIDEGGSGWLAALRDRHVGKAIQLMHERPAEPWTIDELSRLVGLSRSALHERFAALVGLPPMQYLTQWRIQCGANLLRQGDANVAAIAQEVGYESEAAFARAFKRVVGQAPGAWRRAQRSARGAPTSGAKAPLR, from the coding sequence GTGAGCTCCGATCCTCTGTCCGACGTGCTGAGCAGCGTGCGCTTGCACGGCGCCATCTTCTATTACGTCAGCTTCCGGGACGAGTGGGTCGCCGAGACACCCGCTTCGGGGGAGCTCGCCGATTCGCTGATGCCCGGCTCGGAGCATGTGCTCGCTTACCACCTGATGCTCAAGGGGGGGTGTTGGGCCGCGACCATCGGTGAGCAGCCAGTGCGGCTGGGCGAAGGCGACATCGTGATGTTCCCGCGCGGCGACAGCCACGTGATGTCGAGCGCGCCGGGCATGCGCGCCTCGCGCGACGAGGGCGACTGGCGGGTCTCGACGCGCGACGCCCCGAAGCCGATCGCCGTGGCGTATTACGACGGAGTGTTGCGGCCGGGCGAGCTCGAGCCGCCGGACGCGGCGAGCGCGGTCGTCGTGTGCGGCTTCGTCGGCTGCGACTTGCGGCCGTTCAACCCGCTGATCGGCGCGCTGCCGCGGCTCCTGCACTTCCAGGCCGGCGGCGTCGGGGCCTGGGTGGCGCCCGTGCTCCACCAGGCCGTGGCCGAGTCTCGGCAGAGCCGAGCCGGCAGCTCGGCAATGCTCGGACGCGTCAGCGAAATGGTGTTCGTCGACGCCGCCCGGCGCCACCTCGAGTCGATCGACGAAGGCGGCTCAGGCTGGCTCGCAGCGCTCCGCGACCGGCACGTGGGCAAGGCCATCCAGCTCATGCACGAGCGGCCCGCCGAGCCGTGGACCATCGACGAGCTCAGCCGCCTCGTCGGCCTGTCGCGCTCGGCGTTGCACGAGCGCTTCGCCGCGTTGGTCGGGCTCCCGCCGATGCAGTACCTGACCCAGTGGCGCATCCAGTGCGGCGCCAACCTGCTGCGCCAGGGCGACGCGAACGTCGCGGCCATCGCCCAGGAGGTCGGCTACGAGTCGGAGGCCGCCTTCGCCCGTGCCTTCAAGCGCGTCGTGGGGCAGGCTCCGGGAGCGTGGCGCCGGGCGCAGCGTTCGGCTCGAGGGGCGCCAACCTCCGGCGCCAAGGCGCCGTTGCGCTGA
- a CDS encoding phosphodiester glycosidase family protein — MRALTWLLLAATCLSSLEARADVVDPHPGIRVVHGGGMAMVVADLCTAGVSVRATKWDERNRTAPSWAQAVDAEVAINADFFDFPGWSFVVGRARGAGEDWPAGAQLKEIRTYWQFGVNQAGLVPNAATEPGYLITEIVGGHNILIDEGKGLGPLYDGDAVLQGSHRRTAVGLSADRRYLYFFVSNVALNGDGIVWNMVSHNAAAGTPPIHWATNMDGGGSSQLYVKGMGSVISSTRPVNNHLGIYAKGAGEPWHCNRAPEGWLDSADASGAKGWAHDVDVPNDPIDVFVSFGGPVFSGAPSKKLKSAKHRDDLCTAIGSCAHGFDVAPPLSLLDGQPHPVHVYGMDEAGVTNVELSGSPKTLQATAPEPTGLRRALGEGGEAAWKLDPIWHRLPASDAAITGLALGTALPASPVLVQGDDGAPEVYLLDGTSLRHVSDPGVMDAWSFDWGSIEKRPASELAGLAKGNAWPARPVMVTTTAGESFLLDETLPELGPPPRGGAGASGSGGGPSAGAPTAKPGSTTARDDASGCSATSTRPGHAAGLWALLGLLGLGAWRRPSGTDRFRRSLPR, encoded by the coding sequence ATGCGCGCGCTGACCTGGCTCTTGCTCGCCGCTACCTGCCTGTCCTCGCTCGAGGCCCGGGCGGACGTGGTCGATCCGCACCCCGGGATCCGCGTGGTGCACGGCGGCGGCATGGCGATGGTGGTGGCGGACCTGTGTACCGCCGGAGTCTCGGTGCGCGCGACCAAGTGGGACGAGCGAAACCGAACCGCACCGTCCTGGGCCCAGGCGGTGGACGCGGAGGTGGCGATCAACGCCGACTTCTTCGACTTCCCCGGCTGGTCGTTCGTGGTGGGTCGCGCGCGCGGCGCGGGCGAAGACTGGCCGGCCGGCGCTCAGCTCAAGGAGATCCGGACGTACTGGCAGTTCGGCGTGAATCAGGCGGGCCTGGTGCCGAACGCCGCGACGGAGCCCGGCTACCTGATCACCGAGATCGTCGGCGGTCACAACATCCTGATCGACGAGGGCAAGGGTCTGGGGCCGCTCTACGACGGCGACGCCGTGCTCCAGGGCTCGCACCGGCGCACCGCCGTCGGGCTCTCCGCGGATCGGCGCTACCTCTACTTCTTCGTGAGCAACGTGGCGCTGAACGGGGACGGCATCGTCTGGAACATGGTCTCGCACAACGCCGCCGCGGGCACGCCGCCGATTCACTGGGCGACCAACATGGACGGCGGCGGCTCGTCGCAGCTCTACGTGAAGGGCATGGGCTCGGTGATCTCGAGCACGCGACCGGTGAACAACCACCTCGGGATCTACGCGAAGGGCGCCGGCGAGCCCTGGCACTGCAACCGCGCCCCGGAGGGTTGGCTCGACAGCGCGGACGCCAGCGGCGCCAAGGGCTGGGCCCACGACGTGGACGTGCCGAACGATCCCATCGACGTCTTCGTGAGCTTCGGCGGGCCGGTGTTCTCGGGCGCGCCGAGCAAGAAACTGAAGAGCGCCAAGCACCGCGACGACCTGTGCACGGCCATCGGCTCGTGCGCGCACGGCTTCGACGTGGCGCCGCCTCTGTCGCTGCTCGACGGACAGCCGCACCCGGTGCACGTCTACGGCATGGACGAGGCGGGCGTCACCAACGTGGAGCTCTCCGGCAGCCCGAAGACGCTTCAGGCCACGGCGCCGGAGCCCACGGGACTCCGCCGCGCGCTCGGCGAGGGCGGGGAGGCGGCGTGGAAGCTCGATCCGATCTGGCATCGGCTGCCGGCGAGCGACGCCGCGATCACCGGCCTCGCGCTCGGCACCGCGCTGCCGGCCTCCCCGGTGCTGGTGCAGGGCGACGACGGCGCGCCGGAGGTGTACCTGCTCGACGGCACCTCCTTGCGGCACGTGAGCGATCCGGGCGTGATGGACGCCTGGAGCTTCGACTGGGGCAGCATCGAGAAGCGACCGGCGTCGGAGCTCGCGGGGCTGGCCAAGGGCAATGCCTGGCCAGCCCGGCCCGTGATGGTGACGACGACCGCGGGCGAGAGCTTCTTGCTCGACGAGACGCTGCCCGAGCTCGGCCCGCCCCCGCGCGGCGGGGCTGGGGCGAGCGGCTCAGGCGGTGGACCGAGCGCCGGCGCGCCGACCGCGAAGCCCGGCTCGACGACCGCGCGCGACGACGCCAGCGGTTGCTCCGCAACGTCCACGAGGCCGGGGCACGCGGCGGGACTCTGGGCGCTGCTCGGTCTGCTCGGGTTGGGAGCGTGGCGTCGGCCTTCCGGGACGGACCGCTTCCGGCGTAGCCTGCCGCGGTGA
- the mutM gene encoding bifunctional DNA-formamidopyrimidine glycosylase/DNA-(apurinic or apyrimidinic site) lyase encodes MPELPEVEVTRRAVEPLLVGRRLTHVATTAKSYFFLTPPAKLRERLVGRTVQRLERQGKYLLAALDDGSRLLLHLGMTGQLLSSRARGFTPDAHTHLVLKFADRGPDLSFRDVRKFGKVRWLAPGKSDPRLDKLGLDALAVSAEHLFTESRRRRAAVKTLLLDQGVLAGVGNIYADEALFLAKVRPTRRARTLRRDECEALAAAVLRVLEAGIAAGGSSIDDFVRPDGTGGGYQDAHRVYGRGGEPCPRCGTSIRRVVIGQRSSCYCPSCQR; translated from the coding sequence TTGCCCGAGCTGCCCGAGGTCGAGGTCACGCGCCGCGCCGTCGAGCCGCTCCTGGTCGGGCGCCGGCTCACCCACGTCGCGACCACCGCGAAGAGCTACTTCTTCCTGACACCGCCTGCGAAGCTCCGCGAGCGGCTCGTCGGGCGCACGGTGCAGAGGCTCGAGCGTCAAGGCAAGTACCTGCTCGCGGCCCTGGACGACGGCTCCCGGCTGCTCCTCCACCTGGGTATGACCGGGCAGCTGCTCTCGTCCCGCGCGCGCGGCTTCACGCCGGACGCGCACACGCACCTCGTGCTGAAGTTCGCCGACCGTGGGCCCGACCTCTCGTTCCGCGACGTGCGCAAGTTCGGCAAGGTGCGCTGGCTCGCGCCGGGCAAGAGCGATCCGCGCCTGGACAAGCTCGGCCTCGACGCCCTGGCAGTCAGCGCCGAGCACCTGTTCACCGAGTCGCGCAGGCGCCGGGCGGCGGTGAAGACGCTCCTGCTCGATCAGGGCGTGCTGGCCGGCGTGGGCAACATCTACGCGGACGAGGCGCTGTTCTTGGCGAAGGTCCGGCCCACGCGGCGCGCGCGTACGCTGCGGCGCGACGAGTGCGAAGCGCTGGCGGCGGCCGTGCTTCGGGTGCTCGAGGCCGGCATCGCGGCCGGAGGCTCCAGCATCGACGACTTCGTGCGGCCGGACGGGACTGGCGGCGGCTACCAGGACGCGCACCGCGTCTACGGGCGCGGCGGCGAGCCTTGCCCGCGTTGTGGCACATCCATCCGACGGGTGGTGATCGGGCAGCGCTCGTCGTGCTACTGCCCGAGCTGTCAGCGTTGA